A region of the Pseudarthrobacter oxydans genome:
CAGAAGGGCCTTCACCAGTGCCGGCGGAGCGATCTCGTCGAGGGGCAGGCCGCGGCGTGCTGCCACTGCTGCCGGCTCTTCGAGGCGCTTCAGGGCGTCAACAGTCGCGTGAACGATGTTGATGGCGTTGGAGGAACCGAGCGACTTGGAGAGGATGTCGTGGATGCCCACGCACTCCAGTACTGCACGGACCGGGCCACCGGCGATAACACCGGTACCGGCGGAGGCCGGACGCAGCATTACGACGCCTGCGGCAGCCTCACCCTGAACGCGGTGCGGGATGGTGCTGCCAACGCGGGGAACGCGGAAGAAGGACTTCTTAGCTTCTTCTACGCCCTTTGCGATTGCGGCAGGAACTTCCTTAGCCTTGCCGTAGCCAACGCCGACCATACCGTTGCCGTCACCGACGACGACCAAGGCGGTGAAGCTGAAGCGACGACCACCCTTGACCACCTTGGAAACGCGGTTGATGGTGACGACGCGCTCTACGAACTGGCTCTTCTCGGCTTCACGGCCGCCATCGCGGCCGCCACGGCCACCACGGTCGCCGCGGCCCTGGCCACGGTCGCCACGCTCGCCGCGACGAGCGCCACCACGGCGGTCATCGGCAGCTGCGGGGGCAGTGGTCTCAGTGGCAGCTACGGCTTCAGTAGCCTTCTGATCTGCAGACACAGTGTCCTTTTCCTTGTTTGCTTCCGTCACAGTGACAGCCCACCTTCACGTGCACCGTCAGCGACGGCGGCGATCCGGCCGTGGTACTTGTTACCACCGCGGTCGAAGACAACAGCTTCGATACCGGCAGCCTTGGCACGCTCTGCGACGAGTTCGCCAACGCGCTTGGCCTTGGCAGTCTTGTCGCCGTCGAATGCACGAAGGTCGGCTTCCAGAGTGGAGGCGCTCGCTACGGTCTGGCCCTTGGTGTCATCGACAACCTGGACGAATACGTGGCGTGCGGAACGGTTGACGACCAGACGCGGACGTACAGCCGTACCGGAGATGCGCTTACGGATACGAAGCTGGCGGCGGCTGCGCGAAGCAGACTTGCTCTTGTTCGTACGCTTCTTGTTAATTGAGATGGCCATGGTTACTTACCAGCCTTTCCGACCTTGCGGCGGATGACTTCGCCGGCGTAACGGATGCCCTTGCCCTTGTAGGGGTCCGGCTTCCGCAGCTTGCGAATGTTGGCAGCAACCTCGCCGACCTGCTGCTTGTTGATACCTGAAACAGAGAGCTTGGTCGGGGTCTCAACTGCAAAGGTGATGCCCTCCGGTGCGGAGACATTGACCGGGTGGCTGAAACCGAGAGCGAACTCAAGGTCAGATCCCTTGGCCTGAACGCGGTAACCGGTACCGACGATTTCAAGCTTCTTCTCGTAGCCCTTGGTGACGCCCTCGATCATGTTGGAGATCAGGGTGCGGGTCAGGCCGTGGAGTGAACGGGAGGCGCGCTCGTCGTTCGGGCGGGCGACAGTCAGGGTGTCTGCATCCAGGGTGACCTCGATCGGGCTGGCCACAGTGTGGTTCAGCTCGCCTTTGGATCCCTTGACGCTGACGACAGAGCCGTCAACCTTGACCTCAACGCCGGCAGGAACGGTGATGGGGAGACGTCCAATACGTGACATTATTCTCTTCCTTTCCCGTTACCAGACGTACGCGAGGACTTCGCCGCCCACGCCCTTCTTGCCGGCCTGCTTGTCAGTCAGGAGGCCGGAAGAGGTGGACAGGATTGCGACACCCAGGCCACCGAGCACGTGCGGCAGGTTGGTGGACTTTGCGTAAACACGCAGGCCCGGCTTGGAGATACGGCGAACGCCAGCGATTGAACGCTCGCGGTTCGGTCCGAACTTGAGCTCGATGGTCAGCTTCTTGCCAACCTCAGCGTCCTCTTCCTTCCAGCCGGCGATGAAACCTTCGGCCTTGAGGATGTCGGCGACGCGTGCCTTGAGCTTGCTGTACGGCATGGTCACGGTGTCGTGGTATGCCGAGTTTGCATTGCGCAGACGCGTAAGCATGTCTGCGACAGGATCTGTCATTGTCATGGTGGGCTCTTGCCCTTCCTCGTAACGGTTTCCGCGGCGCAGCTTCCCTGACCGGAGTCAGGGCCGTGCCGCCGGACCTTTTACGTAGTTAGATTAGTCTTCGGCCTTGAACGGGAAACCAAGCGCCTTGAGCAGCGCACGGCCTTCGTCATCGGTCTTGGCAGTGGTAACAACCGTGATGTCCATACCGCGGACGCGGTCGATCTTGTCCTGGTCGATTTCGTGGAACATAACCTGCTCGGTCAGACCGAAGGTGTAGTTGCCGTTGCCATCGAACTGCTTGCCGCTCAGTCCGCGGAAGTCGCGGATACGGGGCAGTGCCAGGGTGACAAGACGATCCAGGAATTCCCACATGCGGTCGCCACGCAGGGTAGCGTGCGCACCGATGGGCATGCCTTCGCGCAGCTTGAACTGTGCGATCGACTTGCGGGCCTTGGTTACCTGCGGCTTCTGGCCGGTGATCTGGGTGAGGTCGCGGACAGCGCCGTCGATCAGCTTGGAGTCCTTGGCGGCATCTCCAACACCCATGTTCACAACGACCTTCACGAGGCGGGGAACCTGGTTGACGTTCTGGTACTTGAATTCCTCAATGAGCGTGCTCTTGATGGATTCTGCGTACTTGGTCTTCAGACGAGGAACGATCTTCGTTGCCGGAGTCTCGAGAGTCTCAGTCATTAGATGTCCTTCCCTGAGCTCTTGGCCACGCGGATGCGGACTTCGCGCTGCTTGCCGTTACGCTCAACGGTCTCAGTGCGGAAGCCGACGCGGGTGGGCTTCTTGGTGGACGGGTCAACCAGAGCCACGTTGGAGATGTGGATCGGGGCTTCAACAACCTCGATGCCACCGGTCTTGGTGCCGCGCTGCGACTGACCGACCTTGGTGTGCTTGGTTACGCGGTTAACGCCTTCAACCAACACGCGGTTGGTGTCGGTGAAAACACGCAGGACCTTGCCCTGCTTGCCGCGGTCGCCGCCGCGCTCAGCCTTGGCGCCAGTGATGACCTGAACGAGGTCACCCTTCTTGATCTTAGAAGCCATGGACTAGAGCACCTCCGGAGCCAGAGAAACGATCTTCATGAACTTCTTGTCACGGAGTTCACGACCAACCGGTCCGAAGATACGGGTACCGCGGGGGTCACCGTCGCCCTTCAGGATCACAGCTGCGTTCTCGTCAAACTTGATGTAGGAACCATCCGCACGGCGGCGTTCCTTCTTGGTACGGACGATGACTGCCTTGACAACATCGCCCTTCTTTACGTTGCCGCCCGGGATTGCATCCTTGACGGTGGCGACAATGACGTCACCGATGCCTGCGTAGCGACGGCCAGATCCACCGAGAACGCGAATGGTAAGGATTTCCTTAGCACCCGTGTTGTCGGCGACCTTGAGTCGCGACTCCTGCTGAATCACTATTTACTCCTTGCGTCGCGCCGGTTCTCAGACCGAAAATCTTCCTACGGAATGAGCCTTGCGGAACGGTTGATCGGGGTGTCTCTTGACCTGCCTGGATTTTGCCAGACCAGGCCTAAACTCCCGTGCCAGAAGCAGTTGCTCCCATCCGGTCCAGGACTGCTCCTGGGCGCAAGGGGGCACTATGCCGTGGCACGCTTGTTTACGAGGTTGATGACGGCGCACGAAAGGCGCCATACAAACTCAAAATCTTAGCACAGTTCCGGCCAGTCCCCATATCACCGCCGGCGCTCCCCCGCAAGGCGGACGACGCCGTTACGCACCGCAGCCTGACGGCCCGCCCCCGGCGCCGCTCCCCGCTGTCGGACGCTCTCTCACTTAATGCGCCTTTTCGGTCATCGCTCTCTCACTGTCCTCAGGAAAGTGAGAGAGCATCGGCCAAAAACCGACGTTAAGTGAGAGAGCGTCGGGGGGCACGACGGCGCCATGCGCAGGATTCTTTCGGCGCACCTTGCGTGCCACTCCCCCGGGAAGCCGCAGCACCGCCGTCGTGCGGTCACCACGCGTCCACGCCGTTAAAGCGGAAACCCCCGCTCCCAGGGGAGCAGGGGTTTCCGGTTACCGAAGCAGCAGGTGCTACTTGGCCTTCTCGAGGATTTCCACGAGCCGCCAGTTCTTGGTGGCGGACAGCGGGCGGGTCTCGGCGATAACAACGAGGTCGCCGATGCCGGCGGTGTTGTTCTCGTCGTGAGCCTTGACCTTGGAGGTACGGCGGATGACCTTGCCGTACAGGGCGTGCTTCACGCGGTCTTCAACCTGGACAACGATGGTCTTTTCCATCTTGTCAGAGACCACGTAGCCGCGACGCGTCTTGCGGTAACCGCGCTGCTCAGCCGTGGCTGCGGTAGCAGTTTCCGTCACGTTCTCGTCCTTTTCACTCACTTGGCATCCTCCTCGGTCTCAACCGTTTCAGCCGGCTCGGCCTTCTTGGTTGCGGCCTTCTTGGACTTCTTCTCTTCCTTGGCTTCCACAACCGGTGCGGCAACCTCGGCACGAATGCCCAGCTCGCGCTCACGGAGAACGGTGTAGATGCGGGCGATGTCCTTCTTTACCGCGCGCAGACGACCGTGGTTCTCCAGCTGTCCGGTGGCGGACTGGAAACGCAGGTTGAACAGCTCTTCCTTGGCCTTGCGGAGTTCTTCAACGAGACGCTCGTTGTCGAAACCGTCCAGCTGTGCGGGAGCCAGATCCTTGGATCCTACTGCCATTTCTATTCACCACCTTCGCGACGCAGAATGCGTGCCTTCAACGGGAGCTTGTGGATTGCCAGGCGCAGTGCCTCGCGGGCTACCGATTCCTCGACACCGGAGATCTCGAAGAGAACCCGGCCCGGCTTGACGTTTGCGACCCACCATTCCGGTGAACCCTTACCGGAACCCATGCGGGTTTCGGCAGGCTTCTTGGTCAGGGGACGGTCCGGGTAGATGTTGATCCAGACCTTACCGCCACGCTTGATGTGGCGGGTCATCGCGATACGGGCAGACTCGATCTGACGGTTGGTGACGTATGCCGGGCTCAGGGCCTGGATGCCGTACTCACCGAAGGAGACCTTGGTGCCGCCCGTAGCAGCGCCGGAACGACCCGGGTGGTGCTGCTTACGGTGCTTGACTCGACGTGGGATAAGCATTTAAGCCTGTCCTCCTTCTACAGCCTGTGCCGGTGCGGCTGCAGCTGCCTCAGCTGCCGGAGCCTCGGCAGCAGGAGCTGCGTCAGCGGCCGGGCGGTCGTTGCGACGGCGGCGGTCACCACGGTCAGCGCCACCCGGGCGGCCCGGACGGTCGCTGGCACCGCGGCCACGGGACGGGGCGGAAGCGGCCTGCTGGGCCAGTTCCTTGGCGGTGACGTCACCCTTGTAGATCCAGACCTTCACGCCGATGCGGCCGAAGGTGGTCTTGGCTTCGTAGAAGCCGTAGTCGATGTTCGCGCGGAGGGTGTGCAGGGGCACACGGCCTTCGCGGTAGAACTCCGAGCGGGACATTTCAGCGCCACCCAGTCGACCGGAGCAGGCGATACGGATGCCCTTGGCACCTGCACGCTGCGCAGACTGCATGGCCTTCTTCATTGCGCGGCGGAACGCCACACGTGAAGTCAGCTGCTCAGCAACGCCCTGGGCAACAAGCTGGGCTTCCATCTCGGGGTTCTTGACCTCGAGGATGTTCAGCTGGACCTGCTTGCCGGTGAGCTTTTCGAGCTCGCCGCGGATGCGGTCTGCTTCTGCTCCACGGCGGCCGATGACGATGCCGGGACGGGCCGTGTGGATGTCCACGCGGACGCGGTCACGGGTGCGCTCGATCTCAACCTTGGCGATACCGGCGCGCTCCATGCCCGTGGACATGAGCTGGCGGATGCGGATGTCTTCGCGAACGAAGTCCTTGTACCGCTGGCCGGCCTTGGTGCTGTCAGCGAACCAGTGCGATACGTGATCGGTGGTGATGCCGAGTCGGAACCCGTGCGGGTTTACTTTCTGTCCCACTTAGCGAGCCTCCTCTTTCTCCGGGGTAGCGACTACCACGGTGATGTGGCTGGTGCGCTTCTTGATCTGAAATGCACGACCCTGGGCACGCGGCTGGAACCGCTTCATGGTCGGGCCTTCATCAACAAACGCTTCGCTGATGATGAGGTCACCTTCGTCAAACGCCACGCCGTCGCGGTCCGCGAGGACCCGGGCGTTGGAGATTGCCGACTGTACTACCTTGAATACCGGCTCCGAAGCTGCCTGGGGGGCAAACTTCAGAATTGCCAGAGCCTCATTCGCTTGCAATCCACGAACAAGGTTGACGACGCGCCGGGCCTTCATAGGCGTTACGCGGATGTGGCGCGCAATTGCCTTGGCTTCCATTGCTTTCCTTCTCTCGTCTTTGACGTAAGTGCAGGCGCCTAGCGGCGCTTGCCCTTACGGTCGTCCTTGACATGGCCGCGGAATGTCCGCGTGGGAGCGAATTCGCCGAGCTTGTGCCCGACCATCGACTCAGTGACAAACACCGGAATGTGCTTGCGTCCGTCGTGTACGGCGATCGTGTGTCCCAGCATGTCGGGGATGATCATCGAACGGCGGGACCAGGTCTTGATGACGTTCTTGGTGCCCTTTTCGTTTTCCCTGGCTACCTTCACAAAGAGGTGCTGGTCGACGAAAGGACCTTTTTTCAGGCTGCGTGGCATGTGTCCAGGCTCCTATCGCTTGTTCTTGCCAGTACGACGGCGACGAACAATAAGCTTGTCGCTCT
Encoded here:
- the rpsE gene encoding 30S ribosomal protein S5 gives rise to the protein MTEANKEKDTVSADQKATEAVAATETTAPAAADDRRGGARRGERGDRGQGRGDRGGRGGRDGGREAEKSQFVERVVTINRVSKVVKGGRRFSFTALVVVGDGNGMVGVGYGKAKEVPAAIAKGVEEAKKSFFRVPRVGSTIPHRVQGEAAAGVVMLRPASAGTGVIAGGPVRAVLECVGIHDILSKSLGSSNAINIVHATVDALKRLEEPAAVAARRGLPLDEIAPPALVKALLNMKAGA
- the rplR gene encoding 50S ribosomal protein L18, with protein sequence MAISINKKRTNKSKSASRSRRQLRIRKRISGTAVRPRLVVNRSARHVFVQVVDDTKGQTVASASTLEADLRAFDGDKTAKAKRVGELVAERAKAAGIEAVVFDRGGNKYHGRIAAVADGAREGGLSL
- the rplF gene encoding 50S ribosomal protein L6, which encodes MSRIGRLPITVPAGVEVKVDGSVVSVKGSKGELNHTVASPIEVTLDADTLTVARPNDERASRSLHGLTRTLISNMIEGVTKGYEKKLEIVGTGYRVQAKGSDLEFALGFSHPVNVSAPEGITFAVETPTKLSVSGINKQQVGEVAANIRKLRKPDPYKGKGIRYAGEVIRRKVGKAGK
- the rpsH gene encoding 30S ribosomal protein S8; this translates as MTMTDPVADMLTRLRNANSAYHDTVTMPYSKLKARVADILKAEGFIAGWKEEDAEVGKKLTIELKFGPNRERSIAGVRRISKPGLRVYAKSTNLPHVLGGLGVAILSTSSGLLTDKQAGKKGVGGEVLAYVW
- the rplE gene encoding 50S ribosomal protein L5, whose amino-acid sequence is MTETLETPATKIVPRLKTKYAESIKSTLIEEFKYQNVNQVPRLVKVVVNMGVGDAAKDSKLIDGAVRDLTQITGQKPQVTKARKSIAQFKLREGMPIGAHATLRGDRMWEFLDRLVTLALPRIRDFRGLSGKQFDGNGNYTFGLTEQVMFHEIDQDKIDRVRGMDITVVTTAKTDDEGRALLKALGFPFKAED
- the rplX gene encoding 50S ribosomal protein L24, with product MASKIKKGDLVQVITGAKAERGGDRGKQGKVLRVFTDTNRVLVEGVNRVTKHTKVGQSQRGTKTGGIEVVEAPIHISNVALVDPSTKKPTRVGFRTETVERNGKQREVRIRVAKSSGKDI
- the rplN gene encoding 50S ribosomal protein L14, encoding MIQQESRLKVADNTGAKEILTIRVLGGSGRRYAGIGDVIVATVKDAIPGGNVKKGDVVKAVIVRTKKERRRADGSYIKFDENAAVILKGDGDPRGTRIFGPVGRELRDKKFMKIVSLAPEVL
- the rpsQ gene encoding 30S ribosomal protein S17, translated to MSEKDENVTETATAATAEQRGYRKTRRGYVVSDKMEKTIVVQVEDRVKHALYGKVIRRTSKVKAHDENNTAGIGDLVVIAETRPLSATKNWRLVEILEKAK
- the rpmC gene encoding 50S ribosomal protein L29, giving the protein MAVGSKDLAPAQLDGFDNERLVEELRKAKEELFNLRFQSATGQLENHGRLRAVKKDIARIYTVLRERELGIRAEVAAPVVEAKEEKKSKKAATKKAEPAETVETEEDAK
- the rplP gene encoding 50S ribosomal protein L16; the protein is MLIPRRVKHRKQHHPGRSGAATGGTKVSFGEYGIQALSPAYVTNRQIESARIAMTRHIKRGGKVWINIYPDRPLTKKPAETRMGSGKGSPEWWVANVKPGRVLFEISGVEESVAREALRLAIHKLPLKARILRREGGE
- the rpsC gene encoding 30S ribosomal protein S3 — encoded protein: MGQKVNPHGFRLGITTDHVSHWFADSTKAGQRYKDFVREDIRIRQLMSTGMERAGIAKVEIERTRDRVRVDIHTARPGIVIGRRGAEADRIRGELEKLTGKQVQLNILEVKNPEMEAQLVAQGVAEQLTSRVAFRRAMKKAMQSAQRAGAKGIRIACSGRLGGAEMSRSEFYREGRVPLHTLRANIDYGFYEAKTTFGRIGVKVWIYKGDVTAKELAQQAASAPSRGRGASDRPGRPGGADRGDRRRRNDRPAADAAPAAEAPAAEAAAAAPAQAVEGGQA
- the rplV gene encoding 50S ribosomal protein L22, translating into MEAKAIARHIRVTPMKARRVVNLVRGLQANEALAILKFAPQAASEPVFKVVQSAISNARVLADRDGVAFDEGDLIISEAFVDEGPTMKRFQPRAQGRAFQIKKRTSHITVVVATPEKEEAR
- the rpsS gene encoding 30S ribosomal protein S19, with product MPRSLKKGPFVDQHLFVKVARENEKGTKNVIKTWSRRSMIIPDMLGHTIAVHDGRKHIPVFVTESMVGHKLGEFAPTRTFRGHVKDDRKGKRR